A DNA window from Hydractinia symbiolongicarpus strain clone_291-10 chromosome 6, HSymV2.1, whole genome shotgun sequence contains the following coding sequences:
- the LOC130648056 gene encoding uncharacterized protein LOC130648056 codes for MERVESYKNEEALKEVWSREYQDIIFESRQHGEDDIEMEFEKQQQLYTKYSKIYDTVLRITEVYAPYRLAEKINDLYKDNKDIKILDFGCGTGPVADNLKTFGFTDIDCNQDLLDMAREKNVMKKLFVGRGVEGLLDIPSDTYDVVCTTGVFFGAVSYPGTECFEEISRIIKNSGQLIILAKHSYLTESYIDYDRIKKLEEKGVMKSLPYELGIEHVTNANRIRKVGLFL; via the coding sequence ATGGAGCGTGTTGAAAGTTATAAAAACGAGGAGGCGCTTAAAGAAGTATGGTCCAGAGAATATCaggatataatttttgaaagtcGACAACATGGAGAAGATGATATAGAGATGGAATTCGAAAAGCAACAGCAGTTGTATacaaaatattctaaaatttacgATACCGTTTTACGTATTACTGAAGTGTATGCTCCATACAGGCTTGCTGAGAAGATCAACGACTTATATAAAGATAATAAAGACATAAAGATATTAGATTTTGGATGTGGGACAGGTCCAGTGgcagataatttaaaaacattcgGTTTCACGGATATTGATTGCAATCAGGATTTGTTGGACATGGCCCGTGAAAAAAACGTGATGAAGAAATTGTTCGTAGGTAGAGGTGTGGAGGGGCTTCTCGACATTCCATCGGATACCTATGATGTTGTTTGCACCACAGGCGTATTTTTCGGTGCTGTGTCATATCCTGGTACTGAGTGTTTCGAAGAGATTTCTCGAATTATCAAGAATAGTGGCCAATTAATTATTTTAGCAAAACACAGTTATTTAACTGAATCCTATATAGATTATGACAGGATTAAAAAGTTGGAGGAAAAGGGTGTAATGAAGTCACTTCCCTACGAGCTGGGTATAGAACACGTTACGAATGCGAATCGGATCCGAAAAGTCGGGCTGTTTTTATGA
- the LOC130647204 gene encoding ficolin-1-A-like codes for MQCNSTTRRSYCISILLAFNCLSASGKILRLPCSFYSDLSLVYKNSRLLVGKLDTSNVKDDLECVEKCILHDSCQSINYNDVTKDCDFLESTIVDGGNNATNEVDWTHYETDPGNKEVGNVCSSLSPCKGHYCEDICESPGFNCTCLDGYYGEKCERGQSDPVESCKWLKEKFPNAKSGFYPLQYDYGNISVYCDMETYGGGWTRIGKAVQDGSLPDKSFIGSEISGGIASLRKTNQFLLTPSGFKELRDIISFTQLRVYCHKPSHGRTIHIVTVNNYRGYDVLDYLSGLTDTQPASCGSYIRVNNDNSILASTCGKWGETGLWGSLDSDQLIRLYDHFFYISYSAHINLKGGGRLECDDFYGYPGFSTTGVWQFFVR; via the exons ATGCAGTGCAACTCAACAACACGCAG ATCGTATTGCATTTCAATTCTACTAGCATTCAATTGCTTGTCGGCGAGTGGAAAAATCTTGCGACTTCCCTGTTCATTCTATTCCGATCTTTCTTTGGTGTATAAAAATTCCCGACTATTGGTTGGAAAACTAGATACTTCAAATGTAAAAGATGACCTTGAATGTGTGGAGAAATGTATTCTGCATGATTCATGTCAATCCATAAATTACAACGACGTAACAAAAGATTGCGACTTTTTGGAAAGTACAATTGTTGATGGTGGCAACAATGCAACTAACGAAGTTGATTGGACACACTATGAAACTGATCCTGGTAATAAAGAG GTTGGTAATGTTTGTTCCAGCTTATCACCTTGTAAAGGTCATTATTGCGAGGATATTTGTGAATCTCCAGGATTCAACTGCACATGTCTTGATGGATACTACGGAGAGAAATGTGAAAGAG GTCAATCTGATCCTGTGGAATCGTGTAAATGGCTGAAGGAAAAATTTCCAAATGCAAAGAGTGGATTTTACCCCTTACAATACGACTATGGAAATATTTCTGTATACTGTGATATGGAAACTTACGGAG GAGGTTGGACAAGAATTGGTAAAGCAGTACAAGACGGTTCATTACCTGACAAGTCTTTCATCGGAAGTGAAATATCTGGCGGTATCGCATCTCTTAGAAAAACAAATCAGTTTCTCTTAACTCCTTCTGGTTTTAAAGAACTCAGAGACATCATTAGTTTCACCCAACTCCGCGTGTATTGTCACAAACCTAGTCACGGCAGAACCATCCACATTGTAACAGTAAACAATTACAGGGGATACGACGTGCTGGATTACTTAAGTGGATTAACCGATACTCAACCGGCTTCATGTGGCTCTTACATCCGTGTTAATAACGACAACTCTATTCTTGCATCTACGTGTGGAAAGTGGGGAGAAACAGGTCTCTGGGGGAGTTTGGATTCAGATCAACTTATTCGATTGTATGATCATTTTTTCTATATTTCATATAGTGCTCACATAAATTTAAAAGGTGGTGGACGCCTTGAATGTGACGATTTTTATGGTTATCCAGGATTTTCCACAACTGGGGTGTGGCAGTTTTTTGTAAGATGA